From Acetomicrobium thermoterrenum DSM 13490, the proteins below share one genomic window:
- the cuyB gene encoding cysteate racemase, producing the protein MDEKNKKHKGDLTIAMFPKKTLGVLGGMGPLASAEFMTLLAKLAPAECDQEHPKVILLSWPQIPDRTKAILRGGEDPSPYLLEGLSKLASWGADLLAIPCNTAHYFIDRMEADLPKPLIHIVEATLEETKRRTSGGAWLLATSGTIKTELYQKHAPRMGVQLLLPEKSSQEQIQNCIELVKKNDLQGAGSLLKDILSSLSRERDLPFIAACTEIPLAFKAIGKESLMISSLNALALKCISVIYDQKSLCS; encoded by the coding sequence TTGGATGAAAAAAATAAAAAACACAAAGGAGACCTGACCATAGCCATGTTTCCCAAAAAGACTCTAGGAGTATTAGGCGGTATGGGACCTCTTGCCTCCGCGGAATTCATGACGCTGCTGGCCAAATTGGCCCCTGCCGAATGCGATCAGGAACACCCAAAGGTAATTTTGCTTTCTTGGCCACAAATACCGGACAGGACCAAAGCCATATTGAGGGGAGGAGAAGATCCTTCGCCCTACTTGCTCGAAGGATTGAGCAAGCTTGCCTCCTGGGGCGCTGACCTGTTGGCCATCCCCTGCAATACAGCCCATTATTTTATAGATAGAATGGAGGCTGATTTGCCGAAACCGTTAATCCACATAGTGGAGGCAACTCTTGAAGAAACAAAAAGACGCACGTCCGGTGGAGCATGGCTACTCGCCACCTCCGGAACGATAAAGACGGAGCTTTACCAAAAACACGCCCCACGAATGGGAGTGCAGCTTTTGCTGCCCGAAAAAAGTTCGCAGGAACAAATCCAAAATTGTATCGAACTGGTAAAGAAAAACGATTTGCAAGGCGCGGGCTCTCTGTTAAAGGATATCCTGTCCTCGCTGAGCAGGGAAAGGGATCTCCCCTTTATTGCAGCCTGTACTGAGATTCCCCTGGCTTTCAAGGCAATAGGCAAAGAAAGCCTGATGATTTCCAGCCTCAATGCCCTTGCTTTAAAATGTATTTCCGTTATTTACGATCAAAAGAGTCTTTGCTCTTAG